The following proteins come from a genomic window of Sorghum bicolor cultivar BTx623 chromosome 3, Sorghum_bicolor_NCBIv3, whole genome shotgun sequence:
- the LOC8072375 gene encoding uncharacterized protein LOC8072375, which yields MAASSKASSSASGLKPPAMDDAAGAAAAVSKASKGGRGAFLAHFFLVLSVVTLCAVVYAPRFFVVSGPAAPYGAAAIVAIISSAPRPSSSTSRTPSSSAAPAPPLGGPLEHGAGRGGAAAADQEHGGGALHHQQQVVLDNQVGSPCSSLPSHTICCDRSDYHSDVCFMSGDVRTDAASLSLLLFPPPQGQGASSTAVTEERIRPYTRKWDAYITKTIHEVRLRRVVRTEAEAAAGAAHRCDVRHDAPVFVVTAGGYSHNMFHVFNDGFLPLWLTAQHLRRRVVLAVLSYSPRWAGTYGEILSGLSRYRVIDLLRDTQTHCFPGAVVGTRYHDYLAVNSTRLRDNRTIVDFHDFLAGVYDDGGGGGGSSSTTEETTPAPRDRRPRLGIVSRKGRRVIENQAAVAALAASVGFDVDVMETATGVPLSAVYASVSSYDALVGVHGADLTAFLFLRPGGGGAALVQIAPLGIAMLSRNLFGVPAARMGLRYEQYDVSARESSLSRRYPAGHVVVADPARARREQGKQEWELVEHVYLRGQNVSLDLGRFRETLARIHSRLLKERQQRHVSAPDASPQI from the coding sequence ATGGCGGCCTCATCAAAggcgtcgtcgtcggcgtccGGCCTCAAGCCGCCCGCCATGGACGACGCAGCTGGTGCGGCAGCAGCCGTCAGCAAGGCCAGCAAGGGCGGCAGAGGGGCGTTCCTCGCCCACTTCTTCCTCGTGCTCTCCGTCGTCACCCTGTGCGCCGTCGTCTACGCCCCGCGCTTCTTCGTCGTCTCCGGGCCCGCCGCCCCGTacggcgccgccgccatcgTCGCAATAATCTCCTCCGCGCCCAGGCCCAGCTCCTCCACGAGCCGTACGCCGTCGTCGTCTGCAGCACCAGCACCACCGCTCGGCGGGCCGCTGGAGCATGGTGCTGGCCGCGGCGGTGCGGCTGCGGCAGACCAGgaacacggcggcggcgcgctgcATCATCAGCAGCAGGTGGTTCTTGACAACCAGGTGGGCTCCCCGTGCTCGTCCCTGCCCAGCCACACCATCTGCTGCGACCGCTCCGACTACCACTCCGACGTCTGCTTCATGTCCGGCGACGTGCGCACGGACGCCGCGTCCCTGTCGCTCCTGCTGTTCCCGCCGCCGCAAGGGCAAGGCGCGTCGTCGACGGCTGTGACGGAGGAGCGGATACGGCCCTACACGCGCAAGTGGGACGCCTACATCACCAAGACCATCCACGAGGTCAGGCTCCGCCGGGTGGTCCGGACAGAGGCCGAGGCCGCCGCCGGTGCCGCGCACCGGTGCGACGTGCGGCACGACGCGCCGGTCTTCGTGGTGACGGCGGGCGGGTACAGCCACAACATGTTCCACGTCTTCAACGACGGGTTCCTGCCGCTGTGGCTGACGGCGCAGCACCTCCGCCGCCGCGTCGTGCTCGCGGTGCTCTCGTACAGCCCGCGGTGGGCGGGGACCTACGGCGAGATCCTCTCCGGCCTGTCAAGGTACCGCGTCATCGACCTGCTCAGGGACACGCAGACGCACTGCTTCCCGGGCGCCGTCGTGGGGACCCGCTACCACGACTACCTCGCCGTCAACTCCACCAGGCTCCGGGACAACAGGACCATCGTCGACTTCCACGACTTCCTCGCCGGCGTgtacgacgacggcggcggcggcggcggaagcaGCAGCACGACGGAGGAGACGACGCCGGCGCCGCGGGACCGGCGGCCACGGCTCGGGATCGTGTCGCGCAAGGGGAGGCGGGTGATCGAGAACCAGGCGGCCGTGGCGGCGCTGGCGGCGTCGGTCGGGTTCGACGTGGACGTCATGGAGACGGCCACCGGGGTGCCGCTGTCGGCGGTGTACGCGTCGGTGAGCTCGTACGACGCGCTGGTGGGCGTGCACGGCGCCGACCTGACGGCGTTCCTGTTCCTgcgccccggcggcggcggcgcggcgctggTGCAGATCGCGCCGCTGGGGATCGCCATGCTCTCGCGCAACCTCTTCGGCGTGCCGGCGGCGAGGATGGGGCTGCGCTACGAGCAGTACGACGTGAGCGCGCGCGAGAGCTCGCTGAGCCGCAGGTACCCGGCGGGCCACGTCGTCGTGGCCGACCCGGCGCGGGCGAGGCGGGAGCAGGGGAAGCAGGAGTGGGAGCTTGTGGAGCACGTGTACCTGCGAGGGCAGAACGTGAGCCTGGACCTCGGCAGGTTCCGGGAGACGCTGGCCAGGATCCACTCCCGACTCCTCAAGGAGCGACAACAACGTCACGTGTCCGCTCCAGATGCATCACCGCAAATATAG